Proteins encoded together in one Camelina sativa cultivar DH55 chromosome 9, Cs, whole genome shotgun sequence window:
- the LOC104710494 gene encoding bifunctional dihydrocamalexate synthase/camalexin synthase-like: MSVFLCFLFLAPLILIFLNFFKPSKLNLPPSPKKLPIIGNLHQRGKLHPRNRRNLAEKYGPVALLQYGNVPVVVISSKEAAEEVLKIHDSECCNRPETAGTKITFYNFKDIGLAPFGDEWTALRKLSVVELFSVKKLQSFRDIREEENDLCIKKLSEFATKRSPVNLERTLFTLIGNIVCRIGYGINLYECDYVDENRIMELVHKSEKVIRAAAFSDFFPGRIGRLVDWISGQERRLKNIFSEVDTFYQNILDEHLKPGRESSDIIDVMIDMKKKQEKDGDALKFTTDHLKGMISDILTAGVGGSSATVLWGITELIRNPKVMKKVQDEIRTKLGDKKERIKEEDLNQLHYFKLMVKELFRLHPSTPLLLPRQALSHFKVQGYDIPAKAQILVNVYAIGRDPKLWENADEFNPDRFLDSSIDYKGGNFEFIPFGSGRRICPGMTMGIILVELTLLNLLYFYNWGVPEKDVARENVTRDEDNLDFVQVLHP; encoded by the exons atgtctgtcttcctctgtttcctcttccTCGCACCCCTTATCTTAATCTTCTTGAACTTTTTCAAACCTTCGAAATTGAACCTTCCTCCGAGTCCAAAGAAGCTTCCTATCATCGGAAACTTACACCAACGCGGAAAACTACATCCCAGGAACCGCCGTAACCTCGCCGAAAAGTATGGACCAGTGGCGCTTCTCCAATACGGCAACGTCCCCGTGGTCGTGATCTCTTCCAAAGAAGCAGCAGAGGAAGTTCTAAAGATCCACGACAGTGAATGTTGTAATCGACCAGAGACGGCCGGGaccaaaataactttttacaacTTCAAAGACATCGGGTTGGCACCCTTCGGTGACGAGTGGACTGCGCTGCGGAAGCTCTCGGTGGTCGAGCTCTTCAGCGTGAAAAAACTTCAATCCTTCAGGGATATcagagaggaagagaatgaCTTGTGTATCAAGAAACTCTCTGAATTCGCTACGAAACGATCTCCGGTGAATCTTGAGAGAACCCTTTTCACTTTAATCGGAAATATAGTGTGTCGGATCGGGTACGGGATAAATCTTTATGAGTGTGACTACGTTGATGAAAATAGAATCATGGAGCTTGTGCACAAGTCTGAGAAGGTCATAAGAGCTGCTGCGTTCTCTGATTTCTTTCCGGGAAGAATCGGTAGGCTCGTCGACTGGATCTCCGGTCAGGAGAGGagattgaaaaatattttctcgGAAGTAGACACTTTCTATCAGAATATTCTTGACGAGCATCTTAAGCCTGGAAGAGAGAGCTCTGATATTATTGACGTGATGATcgatatgaagaagaagcaagagaaagATGGAGATGCTCTCAAGTTCACCACTGATCATCTCAAAGGGATGATCTCG GACATATTGACAGCAGGAGTTGGCGGAAGCTCTGCCACAGTGCTATGGGGAATAACCGAACTGATCAGAAACCCTAAAGTGATGAAGAAAGTGCAAGACGAGATTCGGACAAAACTTGGGGACAAGAAGgagagaatcaaagaagaagatctaaaCCAACTTCACTACTTTAAGCTCATGGTCAAGGAGTTATTCAGGTTACATCCATCAACTCCACTCTTGCTCCCAAGACAAGCATTGTCTCATTTCAAGGTCCAGGGCTACGATATCCCCGCGAAAGCACAGATTCTAGTCAACGTTTATGCGATCGGTCGTGATCCAAAACTCTGGGAAAACGCAGATGAGTTTAACCCTGACAGGTTTCTCGACAGTTCCATTGATTATAAAGGAGGAAACTTCGAGTTTATACCGTTTGGGTCTGGTAGGAGAATATGTCCAGGGATGACAATGGGAATCATACTTGTTGAATTAACATTGTTGAATTTGCTTTACTTCTACAATTGGGGAGTGCCGGAGAAGGATGTAGCCAGAGAGAACGTCACCAGGGATGAAGATAATCTTGACTTCGTTCAAGTTCTTCACCCTTGA
- the LOC104715014 gene encoding uncharacterized protein LOC104715014, with protein MVQLESAYWVIVDSEGTGSRVILPPSKAGSKRCSVIPASRSLLRSKREVGHKPSLGSKLSTANLEWARPVDSQTRNRPNAIDTINGGPTQRLRAMNTLKKYYKRKEPSPPRSESDGIDLPWDPADRKRIADYHPNQRDEVIRKYLIRGPCQPRGHTFKQILVGKTPRRFNPAWFDRDSAGKSVRSDAFITDGFCRWNNFKSFSEHVGGVDSFHNNAVMKCENLMKQDQYLLRQGLPFRGHDESEKSANRGNFVELLKYTADQNEVVIVKSIIEKTDHDVFALLVDESGDVSDKEQMAVVFRFVDKSGIVKERFLSITHVSETSATSLKSVIDDLFAKYGLSIKKVRGQEYDGAVGASCKRKDLIRESHRKKIQEEIDKGERSIGTGLNQEISLQRPGNTRWNSHYRTLVRLIELFSSIIELQEFNDRFNEVNTELLICVASLSPIDAFSEFDHSKLLRLSKFYPDDFSSGEFISLEQELSIYIDNVRNDDRFSNLKNLGDLARLLVETRKHMSYPLVYRLLKLVLILPVATATVERCFSAIDVIGLGINF; from the exons atggtcCAGTTGGAGTCGGCTTATTGGGTCATAGTGGACTCGGAAGGCACAGGCTCGCGCGTAATCCTTCCACCGTCGAAAGCGGGTAGTAAACGCTGCTCTGTGATACCAGCCTCACGCAGTCTCCTCCGCTCTAAGAGAGAAGTCGGACACAAGCCTTCGCTCGGATCCAAACTCTCAACTGCCAACTTGGAATGGGCGCGGCCAGTAGATAGCCAAACCCGAAACCGGCCTAATGCAATCGACACAATCAATGGCGGACCTAC TCAAAGGCTCAGAGCAATGAAcactttgaaaaaatattataaaagaaaagaaccatCTCCACCTCGAAGTGAATCAGATGGTATTGACTTACCTTGGGATCCAGCAGATCGAAAAAGAATAGCTGATTATCATCCGAATCAAAGAGATGAGGTAATTCGAAAATACTTGATTAGAGGACCTTGTCAACCTCGTGGACATACTTTTAAACAAATTCTGGTAGGAAAGACACCGAGGCGTTTTAACCCAGCTTGGTTTGATCG AGATAGTGCTGGTAAATCTGTGAGAAGTGATGCATTTATCACAGATGGATTCTGTAGGTGGAATAATTTCAAGAGTTTTTCAGAGCATGTGGGAGGTGTTGATAGTTTTCACAACAATGCAGTTATGAAGTGTGAAAATTTGATGAAACAAGATCA ATACTTATTGCGACAAGGATTACCTTTCCGTGGTCATGATGAGTCTGAAAAATCTGCTAACAGAGGAAATTTTGTAGAACTTTTAAAGTACACTGCTGATCAGAATGAAGTTGTGA TAGTCAAATCTATTATTGAGAAGACTGATCATGATGTTTTTGCTTTGTTGGTGGATGAATCTGGTGATGTTTCTGATAAAGAACAAATGGCAGTAGTGTTTAGATTTGTTGATAAAAGTGGGATagtcaaagagagattcttgagtATTACACATGTGAGTGAGACATCTGCAACATCTTTGAAATCTGTTATTGATGACTTGTTTGCTAAATATGGATTGAGTATTAAAAAAGTGAGAGGGCAAGAATATGATGGAGC GGTGGGAGCTTCATGCAAAAGAAAAGATCTGATCCGAGAGAGTCATAGAaaaaagattcaagaagaaattgaTAAAGGTGAAAGAAGTATTGGAACGGGGTTGAATCAAGAGATCTCTCTTCAAAGACCAGGAAATACCCGTTGGAATTCTCACTACAGAACTCTTGTGCGATTGATTGAGTTATTTTCTTCTATCATCGAG CTTCAAGAATTTAACGACCGCTTTAATGAGGTGAACACTGAATTGCTTATTTGTGTTGCTTCTCTATCTCCCATTGATGCATTTTCTGAGTTTGATCACTCAAAGTTATTGAGGTTATCTAAGTTCTATCCAGATGACTTTAGTTCAGGGGAGTTCATATCTCTTGAGCAAGAATTATCTATCTACATTGATAATGTACGAAATGATGACAGATTTTCTAATTTGAAGAATCTAGGGGACCTTGCTCGATTGTTGGtggaaacacgaaaacatatgTCATATCCTTTGGTTTACAGGCTTTTgaagttggttttgattttgccGGTTGCTACTGCAACTGTTGAGAGATGTTTTTCAGCCATCGACGTAATCGGATTGGGGATCAATTTTTGA